In a single window of the Botrytis cinerea B05.10 chromosome 12, complete sequence genome:
- the Bcsen34 gene encoding Bcsen34, producing the protein MSPSFVPEPVAISFIAGRYLLFDIDVVTHLRRTYHICGVLTGTIPQIPQQNLFLGLPVELLPEEAKVLVDKKIAYIVEDTPWHKQNFSSLEGLDRKKYLESLKTEAFKAKKAADTEARKRTENALAKKALKGGSGSLPSTSRPSNDPTDDTISNESDPLFEDERPASRASSVAPLSTKSWGITPTVSYPSSPSPQTFPSSPDPSVPSSYPLFAHLHSRDYFMTPGLRFGCDYTVYPGDPLRFHSHFVATGYEWDEEIRLLDIVGGGRLGTGVKKGFLIGGENPQKKAAEKENDGVRTFCIEWGGM; encoded by the coding sequence ATGTCTCCGAGCTTTGTTCCAGAGCCCGTTGCCATATCATTCATTGCTGGCCGGTATTTGCTATTCGACATAGATGTCGTGACTCACCTTCGCAGGACTTACCATATCTGTGGTGTTTTGACTGGCACCATTCCGCAGATTCCACAACAGAACTTGTTCCTTGGCCTACCCGTTGAGTTGCTACCAGAAGAGGCCAAAGTCCTCGTCGATAAGAAGATTGCATACATCGTCGAGGATACCCCTTGGCATAAACAAAACTTCAGTTCGCTGGAAGGCTTGGACAGAAAGAAATACTTAGAATCCCTCAAAACCGAGGCATTCAAAGCAAAAAAAGCTGCAGATACTGAAGCCAGAAAGCGCACTGAGAATGCTCTAGCAAAGAAAGCTTTGAAAGGTGGGAGTGGATCGTTACCAAGTACATCTCGTCCAAGTAACGATCCCACAGATGATACTATTTCCAATGAGTCAGACCCTTTATTCGAGGATGAACGCCCTGCCTCTAGAGCTTCTTCTGTAGCACCTTTATCCACGAAATCTTGGGGTATTACACCAACTGTTTCATATCCCTCATCACCTTCACCCCAAACATTTCCATCAAGTCCAGATCCATCCGTTCCTTCATCTTATCCATTATTTGCTCACTTGCACTCTCGTGACTACTTCATGACACCTGGTCTCCGATTCGGGTGCGATTATACTGTGTATCCGGGGGATCCTCTCCGCTTTCATAGTCACTTCGTAGCGACAGGTtatgaatgggatgaagaaATCCGGTTGCTGGACATAGTTGGAGGTGGTAGGTTAGGTACTGGTGTCAAAAAAGGCTTCTTGATTGGAGGCGAAAACCCTCAGAAGAAAGCGGCTGAGAAGGAAAATGATGGAGTCAGAACCTTCTGCATAGAGTGGGGTGGCATGTAA
- the Bcesf1 gene encoding Bcesf1 has protein sequence MPKQKAPKGASNDAFSASAVNDPRFSNFTTDPRFRLPSKKQTRTKIDKRFSHMLKDDDFLNSAKVDRYGRKLSGSGKKKALERLYVDEDEEDEDSESDDENEAGEDVEVEDDEVVEKELRKAAVGYDPARGGGFSSSEDEDEDEDEDDDGGVDIEEEATFPDMQAEQQAVEMGEVSSRIAVVNLDWDNIRSVDLMAVFQSFVKPGGKIHKISIYQSEYGKERMEREELEGPPKEIFAKKHEEEDEDDSEDDEEADDEELEEKIKKDLQKADDGNEFDGAALRQYQLERLRYFYAVVVCSDEKTAENIYQKCDGTEYLSSANFFDLRFIPDGTEFDDEPRDECEKVPSGYKPTEFVTDALQHSKVKLTWDMNPEEASRKDAINRAFTGSRAEIGENDLRAYLGSDSEDDEEEEEEAEENTPKLSKKEIERQKLRAALGLGDEPTKKKKESGPVGDMEITFTAGLSATAKGNVFENEPIPNETTAEAYIRKEKERKARRREKAKAVREGKDPNAPDDEEKEVEAKEDLGFDDPFFATDEATKSKAAKSLRKEERKKKHDAKLKEAEEKASNRAELELLMQDNSTDKAEHLEHFDIAEIQRAEKAKKKKGKGKGKKSEEVESKRGGLQENFQMDVGDERFGDLFKNHEYAIDPSNPKFKGTEGMKKLLEEGRRKRGEEDDGEVEVKTKNKKRKVEGEKEDKADLSSLIEKVKKKSKIVK, from the coding sequence ATGCCAAAACAAAAGGCTCCCAAGGGTGCATCGAATGATGCATTCTCTGCTTCTGCAGTCAATGATCCTCGATTCTCCAATTTCACTACCGATCCTCGATTTCGACTTCCTTCGAAGAAACAGACCAGAACGAAGATTGACAAACGATTCTCGCACATGCTGAAAGACGATGACTTTTTGAATTCAGCAAAGGTGGATCGATACGGAAGGAAGTTGAGTGGCAGcggaaagaagaaggcgCTGGAGAGATTGTatgttgatgaggatgaagaagacgaggaCAGTGAAAGTgacgatgagaatgaggCCGGAGAAGatgtggaggtggaggatgACGAGGTGGTGGAAAAGGAATTGAGAAAAGCGGCTGTCGGATATGATCCTGCAAGAGGCGGCGGtttttcttcctcggaagatgaagacgaggatgaggatgaagatgacgatggAGGAGTagatattgaagaggaagCTACTTTTCCAGATATGCAAGCAGAACAGCAGGCAGTCGAAATGGGAGAGGTTTCATCGAGAATAGCGGTGGTTAATTTGGATTGGGACAATATTAGATCGGTGGATCTAATGGCTGTTTTTCAGAGTTTCGTTAAGCCTGGTGGAAAGATTCATAAGATTTCTATTTACCAGTCTGAGtatggaaaagaaaggatgGAGCGAGAAGAATTGGAGGGCCCACCAAAAGAAATTTTCGCAAAGAAGcacgaagaagaggatgaggatgactctgaggatgatgaggaagccGATGACGAAGAATTAGAGGAGAAAATTAAGAAGGATTTACAAAAGGCAGACGATGGTAATGAATTTGATGGCGCGGCACTGCGGCAATATCAACTCGAACGACTACGATATTTCTACGCCGTTGTCGTTTGTTCGGACGAGAAAACTGCAGAAAACATTTACCAGAAATGCGACGGCACAGAATATTTGAGTTCCGCCAACTTTTTCGATCTAAGATTCATCCCTGATGGTACAGAATTCGATGATGAACCAAGAGATGAGTGTGAAAAGGTGCCTTCTGGATATAAACCTACTGAATTTGTCACCGATGCGCTTCAACATTCCAAGGTCAAACTCACATGGGATATGAACCCCGAGGAGGCAAGCCGAAAAGATGCAATCAACCGAGCATTCACAGGTAGTCGCGCGGAAATTGGCGAGAACGATTTACGAGCATACCTAGGAAGTGATTCGGAGgacgatgaagaggaagaagaagaggccGAGGAAAATACCCCTAAATTatctaaaaaagaaattgagagacAGAAACTTCGCGCAGCTCTCGGACTTGGAGATGAGCCaaccaaaaagaagaaagagagtgGCCCTGTTGGTGACATGGAGATCACATTCACAGCCGGTTTAAGCGCCACCGCCAAAGGAAATGTTTTCGAAAACGAGCCCATACCTAATGAAACCACAGCCGAAGCATACATCCGTAAAGAAAAAGAGCGCAAAGCCCGCAGGAGAGAAAAGGCCAAGGCTGTTCGTGAAGGAAAAGATCCAAATGCTCctgatgatgaggagaaagaagttgaagcCAAAGAAGATCTCGGATTCGACGACCCTTTCTTCGCAACCGATGAAGCTACCAAATCCAAAGCAGCTAAATCACTACGCAAGGAAGAACGCAAGAAGAAACACGATGCGAAGCTTAAggaagcagaagaaaaggCTTCGAATCGTGCAGAGTTGGAATTACTTATGCAGGACAATTCGACGGATAAGGCGGAACATTTGGAACATTTCGACATTGCTGAGATTCAACGCGCCGAGAAggcgaaaaagaagaagggtaaagggaaggggaagaagagtgaagaagTCGAGAGCAAGAGAGGAGGGCTACAGGAAAATTTCCAGATGGACGTTGGTGATGAGAGATTCGGTGATTTGTTCAAGAATCACGAGTATGCTATTGATCCTAGCAATCCAAAGTTCAAGGGTACGGAGGGTATGAAGAAATTGTTGGAAgagggaaggaggaagagaggtgaggaagatgatggggAGGTCGAagtgaagacgaagaacaagaagaggaaggtcgagggagaaaaagaggataaGGCGGATCTTAGCAGTTTGATCGAGAAGGTCaagaagaagtcgaagattGTGAAGTAA